A single window of Vigna unguiculata cultivar IT97K-499-35 chromosome 1, ASM411807v1, whole genome shotgun sequence DNA harbors:
- the LOC114173794 gene encoding glutathione S-transferase L3: MATAGVQEPRIPPLTSTSEPPPLFDGTTRLYISYICPYAQRAWIARNYKGLQDKIELVPIDLQNRPAWYKEKVYPENKVPSLEHNGKVLGESLDLVKYIDDNFEGPSLVPSDPAKKEFGEQLISYVDTFTKELYSALKGDPIQQASPAFDYLENSLGKFDDGPFFLGQFSWVDIAYVPFVERFQLVFLEVFKHDITEGRPKLAAWIEEVNKINGYTQTRGDPKDIVDLFKKRFLAQQ; encoded by the exons ATGGCAACTGC CGGCGTGCAAGAACCTCGTATTCCACCCCTAACTTCCACCTCCGAGCCACCTCCACTTTTCGACGGAACCACCAG GTTGTATATCAGTTATATTTGTCCCTATGCGCAGCGTGCTTGGATCGCTCGGAACTACAAG GGACTACAGGACAAGATTGAACTGGTTCCTATTGATCTTCAAAACAGGCCTGCCTGGTATAAGGAGAAAGTCTACCCAGAAAACAAG GTGCCATCATTGGAGCACAATGGGAAGGTCTTGGGAGAGAGTCTGGATTTGGTCAAATACATAGATGACAACTTCGAAGGTCCATCTCTGGTTCCCAGT GATCCTGCCAAGAAAGAATTTGGTGAGCAATTGATTTCTTATGTTGATACTTTCACCAAAGAGCTGTATTCTGCATTGAAAGGAGATCCAATACAACAAGCCA GTCCTGCTTTTGATTACTTGGAGAATTCTCTTGGAAAATTTGATGATGGGCCATTCTTTCTTGGTCAATTTAGCTGG GTGGATATTGCCTATGTTCCATTTGTTGAAAGATTCCAGCTCGTCTTTTTGGAGGTGTTCAAACATGATATAACTGAAGGAAGACCTAAACTTGCAGCATGGATTGAG GAAGTGAACAAGATTAATGGGTATACACAAACAAGAGGTGATCCTAAGGATATTGTTGATCTTTTCAAGAAACGTTTTTTG GCTCAACAGTAA
- the LOC114164099 gene encoding glutathione S-transferase L3-like, giving the protein MATSSVVNVRPPALTSNSEPLPFFDGTTRLYICYLCPYAQRAWITRNCKGLQDKIELVPIDLKNRPSWYKEKVYTLNKVPSLEHNGKVLGESLDLIRYIDANFEGPSLYPSDPAKREFGEQMISHVDTFTSGIYSSYKGDPVQQTSAAFDYLENALGKFDDGPFFLGQFSLVDIAYVSFIERIQLVFSEIFEHDITAGRPKLATWIQEANKIEGYKQTKVDKEKYLEAFKIKFLA; this is encoded by the exons atggCAACTTC gagtGTGGTAAACGTTCGACCTCCTGCATTAACTTCTAACTCTGAACCACTCCCATTTTTTGACGGAACCACAAG GTTGTACATTTGCTATCTGTGCCCTTATGCACAACGTGCATGGATAACTAGGAACTGCAAG GGACTGCAAGACAAGATAGAATTGGTTCCTATTGACCTCAAAAATAGGCCTTCTTGGTATAAAGAGAAGGTGTACACTCTTAATAAG GTGCCATCGTTGGAGCACAATGGCAAGGTTTTAGGAGAAAGTCTTGATTTGATCAGATATATAGATGCCAACTTTGAAGGGCCATCTCTATATCCAAGT GATCCTGCTAAGAGAGAATTTGGTGAGCAAATGATATCCCATGTTGATACGTTCACCAGTGGCATATACTCTTCATATAAAGGAGATCCTGTACAACAAACCA GTGCTGCTTTTGATTACTTGGAGAATGCTCTTGGTAAATTTGATGATGGACCATTCTTCCTTGGCCAATTTAGTTTG GTGGATATTGCCTATGTTTCATTTATTGAAAGAATCCAATTGGTCTTTTCTGAAATTTTTGAGCACGACATCACAGCAGGAAGGCCCAAACTAGCCACATGGATTCAG GAGGCTAATAAGATTGAGGGCTATAAGCAGACGAAAGTAGACAAGGAGAAGTATTTGGAAGCTTTCAAGATAAAGTTTTTG GCTTAA
- the LOC114164079 gene encoding glutathione S-transferase L3-like isoform X1, with translation MANAFCYSSSSFSGVQKARIPPLTSTSKPPPLFDGTTRLYISYLCPYAQRVWITRDYKGLQDKIELVPFDLPNRPAWYKEKVYPENKVPSLEHNGKVLGESLYLMKYIDDNFEGPSLIPSDPAKKEFGEQLISYVDTFSKELYSLKADPIQQASPAFDYLESSLGKFDDGPFFLGQFSWVDIAYVPFVERFQLVLFELFKHDITEGRPKLAAWIEEVNKIDVYTQTRGDPKEILDLFKKRLLAQQ, from the exons ATGGCAAATGC GTTCTGTTACTCTTCTTCGTCATTCAGCGGCGTGCAAAAAGCTCGTATTCCTCCCCTAACTTCCACCTCCAAGCCACCTCCTCTTTTCGACGGAACTACCAG GTTGTACATCAGTTATCTTTGTCCCTATGCTCAGCGTGTTTGGATCACTCGGGACTACAAG GGACTACAGGACAAGATCGAGCTGGTTCCTTTTGATCTTCCAAACAGGCCTGCCTGGTATAAGGAGAAAGTCTACCCAGAAAACAAG GTGCCATCATTGGAGCACAATGGGAAGGTCTTGGGAGAAAGTCTCTATTTGATGAAATACATAGACGACAACTTCGAAGGTCCATCACTTATTCCCAGT GATCCTGCCAAGAAAGAATTTGGTGAGCAGTTGATTTCTTATGTTGATACTTTCTCCAAAGAGCTGTATTCATTGAAAGCAGATCCAATACAACAAGCCA GTCCTGCTTTTGATTACTTGGAGAGTTCTCTTGGTAAATTTGATGATGGTCCATTCTTTCTTGGTCAATTTAGCTGG GTGGATATTGCCTATGTTCCGTTTGTTGAAAGATTCCAGCTTGTCCTTTTTGAGTTGTTCAAACATGACATAACTGAAGGAAGACCTAAACTTGCAGCATGGATTGAG GAAGTAAACAAGATTGATGTGTATACACAAACAAGAGGTGATCCAAAGGAGATTCTTGATCTTTTCAAGAAACGGTTATTG GCTCAACAGTAA
- the LOC114164066 gene encoding pentatricopeptide repeat-containing protein At3g53360, mitochondrial-like, translated as MVMSLNQGFTQLGNDIEALYLFRDMLRQSVYQPNEFIFGSVFSACGSLLEPEFGRQIHGVCAKFGLGRNIFAGCSLCDMYAKFGLLPLAERAFYQIESPDLVSWNAIITAFSDSGHVNEAVSFFHQMMHTGLMPDNITFLSLLCPCGSFLTRNQGMQMHSYIIKIGLDKEAAVCNSLLTMYTKCSSLHDAFNVFTYLGKRANLVSWNAILSACLQHKHAREAFRLFKLMLFSENKPDSITITTILGTCAELASLEVGNQVHCFTIKSGLVVDVSVRNRLIDMYAKCGSLKHARDVFDSTQNPDIVSWSSLIVGYAQFGLGHEALNLFRLMRNLGVKPNEVTYLGVLSACSHIGLVEEGWHLYRAMEVELGNAPTREHVSCMVDLLARAGCLYEAENFIKKTGFDPDINTWKTLLASCKTHGNVDIAERVAENILKLDPCNSAALVLLTNINASAGNWKEVARLRHLMKQMGVQKVPGQSWIEFKDQIHVFFSEDTSHPQSGNIYSMLEDLWLQMLDHGYDPCQRLDINIW; from the exons ATGGTCATGTCATTAAATCAGG GATTTACTCAACTTGGTAATGATATAGAAGCTTTATATCTTTTTAGAGATATGCTCAGGCAATCTGTTTATCAACCAAATGAGTTTATATTTGGTAGTGTATTCAGTGCTTGTGGAAGCCTTCTAGAACCAGAATTTGGAAGGCAAATTCATGGAGTCTGCGCTAAATTTGGTTTAGGGAGGAACATTTTTGCTGGGTGCTCTCTGTGTGATATGTATGCCAAATTTGGACTCTTACCTTTGGCAGAAAGAGCGTTTTATCAAATTGAAAGCCCGGATTTAGTGTCATGGAATGCAATTATTACAGCATTTTCTGATAGTGGTCATGTTAATGAAGCCGTATCATTTTTTCACCAAATGATGCATACAGGATTGATGCCAGATAACATTACTTTTCTCTCCTTACTCTGTCCTTGTGGGAGCTTTCTGACACGTAACCAAGGCATGCAAATGCATTCTTACATTATTAAAATAGGTTTAGATAAGGAAGCAGCTGTATGCAACTCTTTGTTGACGATGTACACAAAGTGTTCAAGTCTACATGATGCATTCAATGTTTTCACATATTTGGGTAAAAGAGCCAATTTAGTTTCTTGGAATGCAATTCTATCAGCATGCTTGCAACACAAACATGCAAGAGAGGCTTTTAGATTATTTAAGCTGATGCTCTTTTCTGAAAATAAGCCTGACAGTATCACCATAACTACCATATTAGGAACTTGTGCAGAATTGGCATCTCTAGAAGTTGGAAATCAAGTCCATTGCTTTACTATTAAAAGTGGGCTAGTGGTTGATGTTTCCGTCCGCAATAGATTGATTGACATGTATGCAAAGTGTGGATCACTTAAACATGCTCGTGATGTTTTTGATTCAACCCAGAACCCGGATATTGTCTCGTGGAGTAGTTTAATTGTTGGCTATGCTCAGTTTGGACTTGGACATGAAGCTCTTAATCTCTTTAGATTGATGAGGAATCTTGGTGTTAAGCCTAATGAGGTCACGTATCTGGGGGTTCTCAGTGCATGCAGTCACATTGGATTGGTGGAGGAAGGTTGGCACTTGTATAGAGCCATGGAAGTGGAACTAGGTAATGCACCAACAAGAGAGCATGTTTCTTGCATGGTTGATTTGCTCGCTCGTGCTGGATGCTTGTATGAAGCAGagaattttattaagaaaacgGGATTTGACCCTGACATTAATACATGGAAAACTCTACTCGCTTCCTGTAAAACTCATGGTAATGTTGACATTGCAGAACGAGTTGCAGAAAACATACTAAAACTCGATCCTTGCAATTCAGCTGCTCTAGTGCTACTTACTAACATAAATGCTTCAGCCGGCAACTGGAAAGAAGTTGCGAGACTACGGCATTTGATGAAACAAATGGGTGTACAGAAGGTTCCTGGTCAAAGTTGGATAGAATTTAAGGATCAGATCCACGTGTTCTTCTCAGAAGACACTTCTCATCCACAGAGCGGAAATATCTACAGTATGTTGGAAGATTTATGGTTGCAGATGCTGGATCATGGTTATGATCCTTGTCAGAGGTTAGACATTAACATTTGGTAG
- the LOC114164079 gene encoding glutathione S-transferase L3-like isoform X3: MANAFCYSSSSFSGVQKARIPPLTSTSKPPPLFDGTTRLYISYLCPYAQRVWITRDYKGLQDKIELVPFDLPNRPAWYKEKVYPENKVPSLEHNGKVLGESLYLMKYIDDNFEGPSLIPSDPAKKEFGEQLISYVDTFSKELYSLKADPIQQASPAFDYLESSLGKFDDGPFFLGQFSWVDIAYVPFVERFQLVLFELFKHDITEGRPKLAAWIEEVNKIDVYTQTRGDPKEILDLFKKRLLESEGLEKK, encoded by the exons ATGGCAAATGC GTTCTGTTACTCTTCTTCGTCATTCAGCGGCGTGCAAAAAGCTCGTATTCCTCCCCTAACTTCCACCTCCAAGCCACCTCCTCTTTTCGACGGAACTACCAG GTTGTACATCAGTTATCTTTGTCCCTATGCTCAGCGTGTTTGGATCACTCGGGACTACAAG GGACTACAGGACAAGATCGAGCTGGTTCCTTTTGATCTTCCAAACAGGCCTGCCTGGTATAAGGAGAAAGTCTACCCAGAAAACAAG GTGCCATCATTGGAGCACAATGGGAAGGTCTTGGGAGAAAGTCTCTATTTGATGAAATACATAGACGACAACTTCGAAGGTCCATCACTTATTCCCAGT GATCCTGCCAAGAAAGAATTTGGTGAGCAGTTGATTTCTTATGTTGATACTTTCTCCAAAGAGCTGTATTCATTGAAAGCAGATCCAATACAACAAGCCA GTCCTGCTTTTGATTACTTGGAGAGTTCTCTTGGTAAATTTGATGATGGTCCATTCTTTCTTGGTCAATTTAGCTGG GTGGATATTGCCTATGTTCCGTTTGTTGAAAGATTCCAGCTTGTCCTTTTTGAGTTGTTCAAACATGACATAACTGAAGGAAGACCTAAACTTGCAGCATGGATTGAG GAAGTAAACAAGATTGATGTGTATACACAAACAAGAGGTGATCCAAAGGAGATTCTTGATCTTTTCAAGAAACGGTTATTG GAAAGTGAAGGATTGGAGAAGAAGTGA
- the LOC114164079 gene encoding glutathione S-transferase L3-like isoform X2: MANAGVQKARIPPLTSTSKPPPLFDGTTRLYISYLCPYAQRVWITRDYKGLQDKIELVPFDLPNRPAWYKEKVYPENKVPSLEHNGKVLGESLYLMKYIDDNFEGPSLIPSDPAKKEFGEQLISYVDTFSKELYSLKADPIQQASPAFDYLESSLGKFDDGPFFLGQFSWVDIAYVPFVERFQLVLFELFKHDITEGRPKLAAWIEEVNKIDVYTQTRGDPKEILDLFKKRLLESEGLEKK; encoded by the exons ATGGCAAATGC CGGCGTGCAAAAAGCTCGTATTCCTCCCCTAACTTCCACCTCCAAGCCACCTCCTCTTTTCGACGGAACTACCAG GTTGTACATCAGTTATCTTTGTCCCTATGCTCAGCGTGTTTGGATCACTCGGGACTACAAG GGACTACAGGACAAGATCGAGCTGGTTCCTTTTGATCTTCCAAACAGGCCTGCCTGGTATAAGGAGAAAGTCTACCCAGAAAACAAG GTGCCATCATTGGAGCACAATGGGAAGGTCTTGGGAGAAAGTCTCTATTTGATGAAATACATAGACGACAACTTCGAAGGTCCATCACTTATTCCCAGT GATCCTGCCAAGAAAGAATTTGGTGAGCAGTTGATTTCTTATGTTGATACTTTCTCCAAAGAGCTGTATTCATTGAAAGCAGATCCAATACAACAAGCCA GTCCTGCTTTTGATTACTTGGAGAGTTCTCTTGGTAAATTTGATGATGGTCCATTCTTTCTTGGTCAATTTAGCTGG GTGGATATTGCCTATGTTCCGTTTGTTGAAAGATTCCAGCTTGTCCTTTTTGAGTTGTTCAAACATGACATAACTGAAGGAAGACCTAAACTTGCAGCATGGATTGAG GAAGTAAACAAGATTGATGTGTATACACAAACAAGAGGTGATCCAAAGGAGATTCTTGATCTTTTCAAGAAACGGTTATTG GAAAGTGAAGGATTGGAGAAGAAGTGA